aaccctgtagcgtttgaccacgagatctagccctttgactttgcacggacgggctttgaccagtggacctctccacctggttgtgtcGGGTCGGGCCAGAGGGACatcggggagcaacatccgggccaaactcgcagctaaatccactccgtgtagacccacgcggcagtttcccccctccaggtgtcggcggcggcgccgtccgtgacggggggcacaccccgaagatgcatgtcgcctcttcggacatgccacaacacgatcccgcatgtatgagggcccgatacgacgctccggtggcattgctaccccccaaggccCCCGTCTCGCCTAAGCCTGGAGCGGTTGAACACTGTATGTAAGTTAgttaaataaaaataataaagaaaacagtgaagaaaaagaaaaaataattatatgtatgcttattaacatatactatatgcttattaacacaatctataggtatgcttattaacacatattgtatgcttaataataataataattatatatgggaaaaaagaaaaaaaaagaaaaaactatgcCGACaccaaagccgtcggcataggtgcggcGAGGGCAGATGGACAGCGGCGCGAATCGATGACGTGttggctatgccgacggctgccgtcggcatagctcctGGTCGGTGCGCTCTGGATCGGTGACGTGTTACCCGTATCTATGCCGATGACCACCgtcacggccgtcggcatagatttgacgtCGTTAGCCGGCCGTGTCAGCGGGCCCGCATTTATGCCGACGGCAGCTGTAGGCGTAGTCTGGGATAAGCCGACGGCCTATATATGCTGACTTCTGTTGTCGGCGTAGACACGGATAGCCCGACGGCCGTTGTACGCCGACGGCCAGGAGCTAGCTGTCGGCATAGCTCGGActaggccgacggcagccgtcggcatatattTGGCTGTCGGCGTAGAGCCCTATTCCGGTAGTGGTAGTGACATACATCCATAGGCTCGTCAGCACGTACGTCCGGTCGTCCCATTGAACTATCCTATTGTCTATCTTAAAATTGTTGGCTAACTTCGGAAGACATTTTGACATACTCGGGTggaaactacgatcgaaaggataatgagGATAATGGAACATCTTGACGGGACTACAATGCACTGCTTACCAACCTTTCTGTATGGGAGGGGGGTTTTATAACTCAAGAAGAGAAATATGGCTGGAAAGAAGATGGCGGGAACATGAGGGGTAGCGGGAAAGAAGATGGCGGGAACAGAAGGGTGGCGGGAAAGAAGTTGGCGGGAACATAAGGGTTGGCGGGAAAGACGATGGCAGGAAAGAAGATGACGGGAAAGGCAGGTTTGGCGGGAAAGGGTTCCCCGGAACACGGTTATGTTCCAATCATTTTCAGAGAGGATGACTGGAGCTAATCTTCTTCATGGAGGGCGACTGGAAGCCCTTGTTCAGCCGACAGTCCTGTCCCTTGTTCAGCCGACAGTCCTGTCATCTTCTGGGAGGACGACTCGACACTAATCATCTACCAGTAAGACCATTAGTTCCAGTTGTCTTGCCCAAAGATGACGCCGTATTATTTGTGGAATATATCTAAACCGTGTATTATTTTTGTAAATTAATAGAAAATGTATTGTTTTAGAAAAATTAGCTAATTTATTATGCTCCCTAATTTTGGACCTCTCCCATTCAAATGGGGTATTCAATTTGGAATTTGTTTTACCATTTTGACAGGGTCAATGAATTATTAAATCAATCGACAACAACCAGCCTATAAAAACATCAATATGCGATATTGTAACACCAATATAATACATGCAACCACCAACCTAAAAAATGTCCTCAGATAAATATGGATTGATTAGCACATAACACTGAATCACCTCGCAAAAGGGAAAGAAATACAACactataaataaaaagaaaacacacTTCATCATATCCCCCACTGACCAAACCAAATACTCCTCAGTTTCAAAATATAAGGCGTGTTAGTTTCTTAAAATAGTCAAATTTATTTAACACTAACCAAGTTCAGAGCTGAAAACATCAACATCCGCAATATTAAATAAATAACATACGTAAAATCATTTCGCGACAAATCTAACAATACCGATTGGTATTATGAATATTGATACATTTAtctataaaattggtcaaactaaaacaggtttgacttttcaaagactaatacaccttatattctgaaaCACATGGAGCAGAAAATTTATGAAAATCCAACAACATTAACGACGCAGCAAAGCTCACCCAATCCTTTAGATGAAGATGATGCCCAAGTGCATGCCAAATTTGGCGGCTCTGTCTCTTGGAGGTCCTCACAGGTATAGGGCGTGCATGTGCATGTCCATGTGGATGAGTGTACGTGTGTGTATGTGAACGTCTGCATTTGTACTGTATTTCTAAAAAATTATGAAGGTTTTCTCACACAAACACATGGTGCAACTGCAAGTGCAAACAAGTATCTAACAACACAACAAACTAACTAGAACAATGTTGCTTTGAAAATACTAAATCGATGCAATCATGAAATTTGGACCTTTTTCGCAACATCACAACTCGAGGACTAACCTAAGTCGATCAATTTCTCTCGTTTGACAACCAAATGACGTAAGAAACATACGATAACTATAtcgtaagtaatagtccatgaaacgttgATAGCACAAGTTAAATATAATGGAAATTGGTCTAGAATATGACGCTCAACAAAAATTCCAATCTAGTGAGCTTTATACGAAGAAAGcattactcccttcattcctttaTGTAAGAGTATATGGTAGTAAAACTAGATACAAAGCCTCGTATATCAGATGACCAGAGCAACTGGACTTTGTCTTCTGAAAACGTTGGTGAGCTCTCCAATACTTGGAGACATTGTTGTACGTTGGTTCTTTCAGACCACCCTTCGTTTTCACCCTAGATATTTGCCACTACAAGAAGCCAAGCATGGGTTGGCTTGTTAGGAGCCGCTGTGGATGTGGAAACAGAAGCCAACCGAGGCCAGCGCCAGGACGCAATCCGAGGGCAAAACCGCAGGCCAGCGCCAGGACGCAAACCGAGGGCAAAACCGCATGGCGTACTCGCGAGGCACGTCGCTTCATGTTGCGTGATATAGGAGTCCTGCCTCGCTGCATCCGTACGACCTGCTTGCGAACCTGACAAGAATCAAGATATGTGATATTGTAAATTGTAAAAAGAATGTTGTAAACTTCAAAGCACAATAAGGCCAGATTGAGCTATTTTAACATGGTCCAAAATAGATATGGGTCATTTAACGTCTAATATTACTCTTACCTCTTGGGGGTAAAACGATATCTATGGTGGTGTAGGGCTAATATGAACATCCTACATTGCAAACCAGGAAACAAACTATATATCACTAATAAAATCTAGCATCAAATAAGGGAAGATATAGCAATATCAATTAATGCTCTCTCTATCTTCCATATTTGGTTGCGTATAACAATTTTCAATGTTGGCATGTAAAATATATACCAGTACGAACAAAGATTGTTGGTATAAAATACTTAAGAAATATATGTTGTAGAAACACTTGAGTAATTTAGAACAAGAGAATGGCATTAATACACATATAAGAGTAGGTGTGTTTTTGTAAGTAAATAAATATATTATCAATCTATTACCAAAATTTTTAGATAGGCATACTAATTCTAAAAATATAGCCATAAAATATTTATATTTGAATAATTCTGTAGTACACGGAATAAGTACAAGAATATAAATATAAGATATTCAACTTGAAGTGTCTCTATGATGCACATATATTTTCCTTCTAAAACTGTAGGacgtgataaggagcattggaatcaTATTTCAACTTATAATATATATGCACACATAGAATAATATTTTATTTTCAAGCATGTAGTAGCATATATATCTCAATTTATCTTGACAGTTGAGATCAAATTGCATCTTAAAATTTCTCGGATGAGATTAAATTGTTCCCACTGGCACTGCATATGCCTGGTCTGATCACACGCCCTTGGGTGCCAGTATCAGCGCATAAAAACAGTTATATACATCTCTAAAATGCAAACACAAAACAGAGAAAGTAGTAATAACAGAGCACAAATGGTATGTTGATTCATCTCAAAGTCCAAACCATGTGGTGCAGATTGAAAAACTAGGCGAAAGATGATGGATACGGATGTTTGTAGAATTCATAGTGCAAACCATCATGAGGAAATATTGGTCAAAATAATGAGAAACATTGGCCGACTGCGATTATGTTCCAGTAAGTTCTAACATAAATTTATTTAAAGACAATTCTACCATAAATTACACGTACCCCTATTGACGACGGCAGATTCTGTTTCAAAATATCCACCATCACCCCCGGATAGCGTGTCATGAGGTGCTTGaatccattggtctccttcatggCGTCGAGCACATCCTGCGACGACACAAATGCGATACAAGCATTTCTGAGAAGGGCGCGGTCATACCACTCTGCCAAAGTTAAGGTGGTTGCCACTGTTTGCTCGTTTATGTTTTGGCATAGTTTTCCTTCGCACATCGTCGCTAGCCTGTCCAGGCCATATCGAACTCCGACAACGAACAAATGTTGCAGCGTTGCGTTTTTCTCAAGATCACAACCATGTGGGAGCGTATCCGTGTACATGAAATAAAGAAGCGCCTCGAAGATGACGGGGTCCATGTCATCAACCTTGACGGGTTTTGTAGGGTCCTCCTTCGTCGGGTCCAAAAGCTCTGCCCTGAAGGCCGGTGATCGTGCCGCCAGCACGTGTCTATGAGCACGGAACGATTTGTCACCCACGATGAACGTTACATCCACGCCTTCCTCGTCCTTCAACATCCTTGCAAAATCCTCTTGCAGATTCGACGGCGGGGCCGGGATGGTCAAAGTGTCATGCTTCCTCATGACAGTCAAAACACACCTGATCGTTACACAGTCCTCGTTGTCGGATAGCAGCCGTCGCAGCTTGGACTTCTGGACAAAGTGCTCGAAGCCCCAAAAAATACCTGCGGACTGGAAGGTATGTTCTATGCTCCCATGCACAAGCACTTGGCCATCCTTGCCCAATAAACTCAGGGTGTAGTTGGTCTGCAACCCTAGTTCTCCATTGCATAGACGCAGATAAGCGGAGGCGTGGGCGCCTCCGTCCTCCTTCAACCCGTCGGGGTAGAACGTGATGTCCCACTCGCAGCCTCCAACGCAGAACGTGCTCGACGAGATGAAGTTCCCGGCGCCCATGCCGTCGAGCAGCGAGAAGCCCGTGACCTCGAAATTGTGTGCCGCGGTGTCGCCCTCGGTAAAACTCGTCGACCACGTCTCGGGCACATCCTGCttcaccggagaagaagaagaaccgaTGGTGTTTCCCATCGGAATAGGTAGGAGATCGAGCGAAGGGCGAagggcgacgggctggtgctgcaGGTTCGTGACATCCGCGTCGCTTATGTATATATTATGCCAAAAGTGTTCAGAGTTCACGTCGCGTACGCACGGACACATAGATGGAATATAATCCTTCAAAATTCTGTAAGGATAGAGTTCACGTAGGGTACGGGAGCGGCTGGGGTTGCAACTTGCAAGGCACCGGCAGGCGGCAGTGCCGTCAGGAACCGGGAGCCATATGGCGGCGCCTTCCTCGGACGTGCCGAACGGGTCTCGATCGCCCATGAAATTCTTGGCACGGATCAGGCCCTCGATTGCGTTTGCTTGGCCCTGGATTAGATGGGCCAGCAATTTTGTTTCGAGTAGGAAAACATGGCAGAAGAAagttctctttatttatttatttttgtatacAAGGGTCGAACTGCCCTTGCTTAATGCATGTACCTGGCGTTGTACAAAAATATTTTTCCTAAGAAAAGACACCCAAAGCATCTTAAATCAGATAATACCAAGGAACACAGAATATGACGGACAGAAAAAAGACAAACAATCAACAAAAAAAAAACTACAATAAGAAACCATGCTGACCGTTTTATGCCTACCGCTGTGTTTTTTTTCGGAGTTTGAAAATTGCATTGAACTGGCAATAAATGAAAGTGACACGTGAAAACGGCCTCAGCATACCAGTTAATAAAGCCTCATGTTCGTCTTTGCATTCTCAGGTGTAGAACCATTTGATTTTATTAAAAAGATATTCGAGCTGTTTCTTTTTACTCTGCTTTTAAGATCTGCcttaagtcaaactttgtaaagctTGATCAAATTTATActgaaaatatcaacatctacagtaCTAAAGATCTACAATATGAATTCCATGATGCACCTAATGATATTGAAttgatattgtgaatgttgatattttctcCTCCAGCCCTTAGGTCTCTTATAGGGGAAAGAAGGCAGGTCTCGCGCGGGGCCGTCCCTCCAATCGTTTTCTTTTGCAGGAGTAGATCATTTCGACCGAAAATGAAGTGTCCCAAGGTCAATTTTACCCTTGCTTCCAAGTGATGTTATCCTCGGTATATCGCCCTCAAGGTGAATGGTGCGAGAATTACTCTCCCACTTCCGCATAACAAGCTCAATTCACCAACACAATCCGCTCATCCATGAGCTATGCCATTTGGAAGGTTTTGGCACCTCCCAAGGTCAATTACTTGTCTTGCAATTCAAAATCAGATTTGGACTGTGGATAGACTCGAGAAGTGTGGATGGCCAAATTGTGGGTTTTGCCCTCTATGTAACAAATCGAGATATCGTTTGACCACATCTTATTCAAGTGTCGGTTCACCATGAGACTATGGGGCATGATGAAGGCTTGTCTCAACCTCAGACAACATTGACACTTCTGTTGGATAGGTGATCATTCCATCAAGGATTGGTAGATCAATATGTCTGAGATAAATACGACAAACAGGAAGGTGATGGCGTCCCTCACCGTGCTTACATGTTGGACAATTTAGTGCGAGAGAAgtgctagcactagtagaaaacggggcttTAATcctggttggtaagggcctttagtgccggttctggaaccggcactaaaggatgGAGNNNNNNNNNNGCGGGGCCGTCCCTCCAATCGTTTTCTTTTGCAGGAGTAGATCATTTCGACCGAAAATGAAGTGTCCCAAGGTCAATTTTACCCTTGCTTCCAAGTGATGTTATCCTCGGTATATCGCCCTCAAGGTGAATGGTGCGAGAATTACTCTCCCACTTCCGCATAACAAGCTCAATTCACCAACACAATCCGCTCATCCATGAGCTATGCCATTTGGAAGGTTTTGGCACCTCCCAAGGTCAATTACTTGTCTTGCAATTCAAAATCAGATTTGGACTGTGGATAGACTCGAGAAGTGTGGATGGCCAAATTGTGGGTTTTGCCCTCTATGTAACAAATCGAGATATCGTTTGACCACATCTTATTCAAGTGTCGGTTCACCATGAGACTATGGGGCATGATGAAGGCTTGTCTCAACCTCAGACAACATTGACACTTCTGTTGGATAGGTGATCGTTCCATCAAGGATTGGTAGATCAATATGTCTGAGATAAATACGACAAACAGGAAGGTGATGGCGTCCCTCACCGTGCTTACCTGTTGGACAATTTAGTGCGAGAGAAgtgctagcactagtagaaaacggggcttTAATcctggttggtaagggcctttagtgccggttctggaaccggcactaaaggatggagactaaagcccccccccccagtCCCGGTTCAACacaaaccgccactaaaggcccaccaggCGGCATGAGCCTGtgccgtggtatgggggacctttagtaccggttggcaaCACCAACCGGGACTGCCCAAGTGTGGAGCACTCAtttcaaatcgtctaacttcccggccggtcaaccatcctctcactactccagcctgagcacgattaactttcgagttctaatcccactagtttccaagtctgcaattgttgttttcctgacaatagtaagctgtcaatcctattaactctcaggagtttagcttgagcatgaagtcacacgtttcaccatTTGAGtatgaaactattattctaaaaaacaataattatttagtaacactaatatttcttgaataagtagttcgaccatagtttgaccagatttatcCAAAATtcgaaaaactgaaataattatttagtaacactaatatttttgaataagtagtttgaccacagtttgaccaaaattcaaaaaaactgaaatttgagcatatctttttttccttttacaatttgatgattctaaaaatttgcaaaatagcctatggccatcaaaattggatgcggattttcgtgatgaacattttgatatattatacgtttttttcgacatcgtatgcaaaagatatggtcGTTTTACTTTTTCATCACACTTTTtggcaaaacatgtccaaatttaagttttttaatttttctaactagtagatgtaggaacataactacatctcgaagtattttaatttttaaagtttttatcattttcttttNNNNNNNNNNGTTGGCAACACCAACCGGGACTGCCCAAGTGTGGAGCACTCAtttcaaatcgtctaacttcccggtcggtcaaccatcctctcactactccggCCTGAGCACGATTAACTTTCGAGTTCTAATCCCactagtttccaagtctgcacttattgttttcctgagaatagtaagctgtcaatcctattaactctcaggagtttagcttgagcatgaagtcacacgtttcaccatTTGAGtatgaaactattattctaaaaaacaataattatttagtaacactaatatttcttgaataagtagttcgaccatagtttgaccagatttgtcCAAAATTCGAAAAacttaaataattatttagtaacactaatatttcttgaataagtagtttgaccacagtttgactaaaattccaaaaaactaaaatttgagcatatctttttttccttttacaatttgatgattctaaaaatttgcaaaatagcctatggccatcaaaattggatgcggattttcgtgctgaacattttgatatattatacgtttttttcgatatcgtatgcaaaagatatggtgGTTTTACTTTTTCATCACACTTTTtggcaaaacatgtccaaatttaatttttttaatttttctaactagtagatgtaggaacataactacatctcgaagtattttaatttttaaagtttttatcattttcttttgtttttttcaaaactgaaaaggcgatacaccgggggtagagtttgaaaattgccctttagtcccggtttgtgtctccaaccaggactaaaggttaaacccctttagtcccggtttgtgacacaaaccgggattataggttagacctttagtcccggtttgtgtcacaaaccgggactaaagggctcgtggggccccggcctgacatcagcctgccaccacccctttagtaccggttcgttgcacgaaccggtagtaaaggttcgccacgaaccggtactaaagaaagcagcccgcctagccgttggaaccgccactaatggtcacattagtgccggttcagttacaaaccgggactaatgagcttcacattaggcccttttctactagtgtagagtGTTCCGTCACAAATCAACAATACCAACCATCATTCTATCCAACATAAAAAAACGAAGCTAAACATTAGTCATCGCTGGCGCAAAGCACTTGGGAAACATCATGTCCGATGTCTGAAAAGTAAAGGATTTGTACACGAACTTCTATGACCTCTTTGACGAATTACAAACTTCCGCGGTGGACGTCGCAACAAGCTAGTCATTGAGATTACTCCCTTGCGGCATCCTTCTGATGCTATCTATAAATTGTGTATATTTTGTAGTTGTGGAAGCCGCTTAGCCATGGCCCCGAGCACAGCGCCATTAATGCTCCCACTTCATGATTCAGGCCAGGGCCTTGGCTCTCCGCTTGGTGCCGCCCCTccccccaccaccgccggagcctgACTAGCTTCGTGGCTCCTTCCTTAGCCTTGCTTTCTGCCCTCTTTGTTACGACCGGATTGTGTACTCtgttattgtgtgtgtgtgtgtgctggcaCCTTGTTGGAGCTTGGTTGTGCTTGCGGTCGTTTACTTTATATATAGAGTGGGGCGTAAAGCTTTCTTTTAATAATATTCTAGTATTATTTTTTTTGTAAAAGCAACTCTAGGCTCattcttaattaatggatgagcCAAATCTTTGGCCTTCTGttttgaattttattttatttttacccTTTCTGCAGCTGGCTGTAGATCGAACGCTGGTTGCGCTACAAAAGATGAACATTTGGTGCCCGGTTCGAGTGCCGAGGCCCCCTTCCAGCTCAGTCATACTCATCATACATCGGAGCTGAGCAAGTACAAATTTAGTACAAGATCGTACGAGCGGAGCCCGAGGAGCCAAGCACGGATTGCCTCGGTCCCATCCTTTGTAAAACAGCGGCCGTTGTGCATGTAAAAATAGAGGCCAGCAAAGGGGGTCAGCGCCAGGACGCAGACGGAGGGCAAAACTGCACGGCGAACTCGCGAGGCCCACCGCTTCTTATTGCGTGATCTGGGTGTCCTATCCGGCTGGC
The nucleotide sequence above comes from Triticum aestivum cultivar Chinese Spring unplaced genomic scaffold, IWGSC CS RefSeq v2.1 scaffold1314, whole genome shotgun sequence. Encoded proteins:
- the LOC123172236 gene encoding BTB/POZ and MATH domain-containing protein 2-like, which translates into the protein MCPCVRDVNSEHFWHNIYISDADVTNLQHQPVALRPSLDLLPIPMGNTIGSSSSPVKQDVPETWSTSFTEGDTAAHNFEVTGFSLLDGMGAGNFISSSTFCVGGCEWDITFYPDGLKEDGGAHASAYLRLCNGELGLQTNYTLSLLGKDGQVLVHGSIEHTFQSAGIFWGFEHFVQKSKLRRLLSDNEDCVTIRCVLTVMRKHDTLTIPAPPSNLQEDFARMLKDEEGVDVTFIVGDKSFRAHRHVLAARSPAFRAELLDPTKEDPTKPVKVDDMDPVIFEALLYFMYTDTLPHGCDLEKNATLQHLFVVGVRYGLDRLATMCEGKLCQNINEQTVATTLTLAEWYDRALLRNACIAFVSSQDVLDAMKETNGFKHLMTRYPGVMVDILKQNLPSSIGVRKQVVRMQRGRTPISRNMKRRASRVRHAVLPSVCVLALACGFALGLRPGAGLGWLLFPHPQRLLTSQPMLGFL